A genomic segment from Meiothermus sp. Pnk-1 encodes:
- a CDS encoding ABC-F family ATP-binding cassette domain-containing protein has translation MPASPPYLRLLEAEKAFGERRVLNRASFRLSRGEKAVLIGPNGAGKTTLFRILAGREGLDGGRLERLKGIRVFYLPQDFRPKGGSVWELAYRSTPLWAAEQLLEQLPPEEMAAAWERVRELGFWKGRVGRTLADFGLGEELWGREASGLSGGEGVRLGLAMAFLSGAEVLLLDEPTTHLDLRMRLRLEELLLAYPGALGLISHDRALVARVASTVYHLEAAQLIRVTGGYATYLQEKERIQRTLEKARKEALKERERLLEAVPDRRRPGQDRRRSQKAQLRERAQRIEAPEPLPPERRWSLEIAAEGTPRLVAEGKGLSKSYAERPLVLRQVSFRIFRGDRIALLGPNGAGKTTLLRVLLGQEWPEEGERELMPGVRTAYLDQHFHGLEPAKGLFEQFCQRFGEARAAALLGRMGFRPPHWFDPPERFSGGERARAGLALLSGLRAGLLVLDEPTNHLELELLEALERALSEYPGTLLFVSHDRALVQKVATRFWGLEEGRLVEYPSYREAEAAMLGKPALRQNPYGELPCEPEVPSEERDLEAERLALRERLDQPGLSERERFRLRADLLALEEELFQRYAEQFYLPPRYTHRVVHGGVEVYADVELDSYRFWSRQGSLSGERVGATVLLSGQASGATVAGALQILFELEGVRVVLHGEQVYGLSAYEKPFIRSLEPQAAPRRKARF, from the coding sequence ATGCCGGCTTCGCCCCCTTACCTGCGGCTGCTCGAGGCCGAGAAGGCCTTTGGCGAGCGCAGGGTCCTCAACCGGGCCAGCTTCCGCCTCTCGCGGGGCGAGAAGGCCGTGCTGATCGGCCCCAACGGCGCGGGCAAGACCACCTTGTTCCGCATCCTGGCGGGCCGGGAGGGCCTCGATGGAGGCCGTCTCGAGCGCCTGAAGGGAATCCGGGTGTTCTACTTGCCCCAGGACTTCCGGCCCAAGGGGGGTAGCGTGTGGGAGCTGGCCTACCGCAGCACGCCGCTGTGGGCCGCCGAGCAGCTGCTCGAGCAGCTTCCCCCCGAGGAGATGGCGGCGGCCTGGGAGCGGGTGCGCGAGCTCGGCTTCTGGAAGGGGCGCGTGGGCCGCACCCTGGCCGACTTTGGCCTGGGAGAGGAGCTGTGGGGGCGGGAGGCGTCGGGGCTCTCGGGTGGGGAGGGGGTGCGGCTGGGGCTGGCCATGGCCTTCCTTTCGGGAGCCGAGGTGCTGCTCTTGGACGAGCCCACCACCCACCTCGACCTGCGCATGCGGCTGCGCCTGGAGGAACTGCTGCTGGCCTACCCCGGTGCGCTGGGCCTGATCTCCCACGACCGCGCGTTGGTGGCCCGTGTCGCCAGCACCGTCTACCACCTCGAGGCCGCCCAGCTCATCCGGGTGACGGGCGGCTACGCCACCTATCTGCAGGAGAAGGAGCGCATCCAGCGCACCCTCGAAAAGGCCCGCAAGGAGGCCTTAAAGGAGCGCGAGCGCCTGCTGGAAGCGGTCCCCGACCGGCGCAGGCCAGGTCAGGACCGTCGCCGGAGCCAGAAAGCCCAGCTCAGGGAGCGAGCCCAGCGCATCGAAGCCCCCGAACCCCTGCCCCCCGAGCGGCGCTGGAGCCTCGAGATCGCCGCCGAGGGCACGCCGAGGCTGGTCGCGGAGGGGAAGGGGCTATCGAAGTCGTACGCCGAAAGGCCGTTGGTCCTCCGCCAGGTCAGCTTCCGCATCTTCCGCGGGGATCGCATCGCCCTGCTGGGCCCCAACGGAGCGGGGAAGACCACCCTGTTGCGCGTGCTGCTGGGCCAGGAGTGGCCGGAGGAGGGCGAGCGTGAGCTGATGCCCGGCGTACGCACGGCCTATCTGGACCAGCACTTCCACGGCCTCGAGCCCGCCAAGGGCCTCTTCGAGCAGTTTTGCCAGCGCTTCGGCGAGGCCCGGGCCGCGGCCCTGCTGGGCCGGATGGGCTTTCGTCCACCCCACTGGTTCGACCCGCCCGAGCGCTTCTCCGGCGGGGAGCGCGCGCGGGCTGGCCTGGCCTTGCTCTCGGGGTTGAGGGCCGGGCTGTTGGTGCTCGACGAACCCACCAACCACCTCGAACTCGAGCTGCTCGAGGCGCTCGAGCGCGCCCTGAGCGAGTATCCGGGCACCCTGCTCTTCGTCTCCCACGACCGGGCCTTGGTGCAGAAGGTCGCCACCCGCTTCTGGGGCCTCGAGGAGGGGCGGCTGGTGGAGTACCCCAGCTACCGCGAGGCCGAGGCGGCCATGCTGGGCAAGCCCGCCCTGCGGCAGAACCCTTACGGTGAGCTCCCCTGCGAGCCGGAGGTGCCCTCCGAGGAACGCGACCTCGAGGCCGAGCGCCTGGCCCTGCGCGAGCGCTTGGACCAGCCCGGCCTGAGCGAGCGCGAACGCTTTCGGCTTCGGGCCGACCTCTTGGCCCTCGAAGAGGAACTCTTCCAGCGCTATGCCGAGCAGTTTTACTTACCGCCGCGCTATACCCACCGGGTGGTGCATGGGGGGGTGGAGGTGTACGCTGACGTGGAGCTGGACTCCTACCGCTTTTGGAGCCGCCAGGGATCGCTTAGCGGGGAGCGGGTGGGCGCTACGGTGCTGCTCTCGGGCCAGGCCTCCGGGGCCACCGTCGCCGGAGCGTTGCAGATCCTCTTCGAGCTCGAGGGCGTGCGCGTGGTGCTTCACGGGGAGCAGGTCTACGGGCTTTCCGCTTACGAGAAGCCCTTTATCCGCTCACTCGAGCCCCAGGCCGCGCCTCGGCGCAAGGCCCGCTTTTAG
- a CDS encoding 2'-5' RNA ligase family protein: MYGILVWPPDDLETFMARLQTKHGVRGFGLPHLNLRQPFEWEHGEESLKKAVQGILRSHAPFRLRLGGWSSFPQGVVYLRAYGGTPFRKLHHALEALAPPLKEIEGPSYIPHLTLALGLSPEAAAALARDLPPPPRRSFVLREAALVQDTPEGDLVEVARFPFAG, from the coding sequence GTGTACGGCATCTTGGTCTGGCCTCCAGACGACCTCGAGACTTTTATGGCTAGGCTCCAGACCAAGCACGGAGTGCGGGGCTTCGGCCTGCCCCACCTCAACCTGCGCCAGCCCTTCGAGTGGGAGCACGGCGAGGAATCGCTGAAGAAAGCGGTGCAGGGCATCCTGCGCAGCCACGCCCCCTTCCGCCTTCGTCTGGGGGGGTGGAGCAGCTTTCCCCAGGGGGTGGTCTACCTGCGGGCCTACGGCGGAACCCCTTTCCGCAAGCTCCATCACGCCCTCGAGGCCCTGGCCCCCCCCCTCAAGGAAATCGAGGGCCCCAGCTACATCCCGCACCTCACCTTGGCGCTGGGGCTCAGCCCCGAGGCCGCCGCTGCGCTGGCTCGGGACTTGCCCCCGCCCCCCCGCAGGTCGTTCGTGCTGCGCGAGGCCGCTTTGGTACAGGACACCCCTGAGGGGGATTTGGTCGAGGTGGCCCGCTTCCCCTTCGCGGGCTGA
- a CDS encoding SufE family protein → MNAELSNLPPKLQSVVQTLAGAPKAFKTELLLEYAKKMPPLPEGMQGKLEQVHECTTPFYVHVELEDGRVVPYFDAPKEAPTVRAFAGMLAEGLTGYSPEEVLRVPEDFYTLAKLEEVITPLRLRGLQAVLMRLKRQVREAMQNTKG, encoded by the coding sequence ATGAACGCTGAGCTTTCCAACCTTCCGCCCAAGCTGCAAAGCGTTGTGCAAACGCTCGCCGGTGCCCCCAAGGCTTTCAAGACCGAGCTGTTGCTCGAGTACGCCAAGAAGATGCCGCCCCTGCCGGAAGGGATGCAGGGCAAGCTCGAGCAGGTGCACGAGTGCACCACGCCGTTTTACGTACATGTCGAGCTCGAGGACGGCAGGGTAGTCCCCTACTTCGACGCGCCCAAGGAGGCCCCTACCGTGCGGGCCTTTGCCGGGATGCTGGCCGAGGGGCTTACCGGCTACAGCCCCGAGGAAGTGCTACGGGTACCGGAGGATTTCTACACCCTGGCCAAGCTCGAGGAGGTCATCACCCCACTGCGGCTGCGCGGGCTGCAGGCGGTGCTGATGCGGCTCAAGCGCCAGGTGCGCGAGGCGATGCAAAACACGAAGGGCTAA
- a CDS encoding CdaR family transcriptional regulator, translating to MVPSPPADWKTPEGIAQALDVLLGKLSRPQEFLAALGGLTRLPLALLAPWGEVLAWWGRVPARHPTQLGRGRSFWALEAGEWRLIAYGGEAQLEEAAPLLALAQRMLRLRAMEKALERTQEENLGAAFLDELLLGEADLSRAFAFGFEAGFPLLLALIEAPTPPGRHRLAETRRREVLQGLKRSVGAYLERLGTPYLISGRGTRAVVLWQAHDVAKEVQTLLWAAPQGVRMGYSALHRSLEEVSSAYREALIALKAARWGEVVGFEGLDPVAWVLLQHAPEDLKALVERFLPLSPKELRTLERYLEHSGDLSATAQALHVHPNTLRYRLQKIEQRLGASLKSPETLAQVHLALRAKGLLEA from the coding sequence ATGGTTCCATCCCCTCCTGCCGACTGGAAAACCCCGGAAGGGATAGCGCAGGCGCTAGACGTGTTGCTGGGCAAGCTTTCCCGTCCGCAAGAGTTTCTCGCCGCTTTGGGGGGGCTAACCCGCTTGCCTTTAGCGCTGCTGGCCCCTTGGGGCGAGGTGCTGGCCTGGTGGGGGAGGGTTCCTGCTCGGCATCCCACGCAGCTTGGCCGGGGGAGGAGTTTTTGGGCGCTGGAGGCGGGGGAGTGGCGGTTGATCGCCTACGGAGGCGAGGCCCAGCTCGAGGAGGCCGCGCCGCTGCTGGCCCTAGCCCAGCGGATGTTGCGGCTGCGGGCGATGGAAAAGGCGCTCGAGCGCACCCAGGAGGAAAACCTGGGAGCGGCTTTTCTGGACGAGCTGCTGTTGGGGGAGGCGGATCTGAGCCGAGCCTTTGCTTTTGGCTTTGAGGCTGGCTTCCCGCTTTTGCTAGCCCTGATTGAGGCCCCTACTCCTCCGGGCCGCCACCGCCTGGCCGAGACCCGGCGGCGAGAGGTGTTGCAGGGGCTCAAGCGGTCGGTGGGAGCATACCTGGAGCGCTTGGGAACCCCTTACCTGATCTCGGGTCGGGGGACTCGGGCGGTGGTGCTTTGGCAAGCACACGATGTGGCCAAGGAGGTACAGACCCTGCTTTGGGCTGCTCCGCAGGGGGTGCGGATGGGCTACTCGGCGCTGCACCGGAGCCTCGAAGAGGTGAGCTCCGCCTACCGCGAAGCCCTCATCGCCCTCAAGGCGGCCCGCTGGGGAGAGGTGGTGGGCTTCGAAGGGCTCGACCCGGTGGCCTGGGTGTTGCTGCAGCACGCTCCCGAAGACCTCAAGGCCCTCGTCGAGCGTTTTCTGCCCCTGTCCCCCAAGGAGCTGCGCACCCTCGAGCGTTACCTCGAGCACTCCGGCGACCTCAGCGCCACCGCACAGGCTTTGCATGTACACCCCAACACCCTGCGCTACCGCTTGCAAAAAATCGAGCAGCGCCTAGGGGCCTCGCTCAAGAGCCCGGAAACCCTGGCCCAGGTCCACTTGGCCTTGCGGGCCAAGGGGCTACTCGAGGCCTAA